In Flavobacterium sp. N1736, the following are encoded in one genomic region:
- a CDS encoding LysR family transcriptional regulator, with the protein MVNLEWYRTFKAVYKNGNFSVAAKELFMSQPAVSQQISMLEAHVGNKLFNRKSKGVEPTEYAKLLNNLIIDALDRLENVENTFRAKAEDANRLISVGISQHLFDCVGHLLISKFDLIDFTFAENDALFELVNSKKLDFAITTKRFDTFDTTYEIVGKIKLIMVAPTNLDITEFRQRLKADNFTEIEQWLNVQKWYSHDARIPHIKLFWLHAFNKKRPSMVPNYIIPSEAEMLRLLVKNEGIAVTWNCNARNYIKENKLQLVWNSFHVPEEFVYLLVPKNNNLNSFFDIISKELKLFFGNRL; encoded by the coding sequence ATGGTAAATCTCGAGTGGTACAGAACTTTTAAAGCGGTTTATAAAAACGGAAACTTTTCTGTGGCCGCAAAAGAATTATTTATGAGCCAGCCTGCCGTTAGTCAGCAAATTTCTATGTTAGAAGCTCATGTTGGAAATAAATTGTTTAATAGAAAATCAAAAGGAGTAGAGCCAACTGAATACGCTAAGTTACTGAATAATTTAATTATTGATGCGCTTGATCGCCTGGAAAATGTTGAAAATACGTTTAGGGCAAAAGCAGAAGATGCAAACCGATTAATTTCGGTTGGAATTTCACAACATCTTTTTGACTGCGTTGGTCATCTTTTAATTTCGAAGTTTGATTTAATCGATTTTACTTTCGCAGAAAATGATGCTCTTTTTGAATTAGTCAATTCAAAAAAACTTGATTTTGCCATCACAACAAAAAGGTTTGATACTTTTGATACCACTTATGAAATTGTTGGAAAAATTAAACTGATCATGGTTGCGCCAACAAATTTGGACATTACAGAATTTCGCCAGCGTTTAAAAGCAGACAATTTTACGGAAATTGAACAATGGCTTAATGTGCAAAAATGGTATAGTCATGATGCGCGAATTCCGCATATAAAATTATTCTGGCTGCATGCTTTTAATAAAAAAAGACCGTCTATGGTTCCTAATTATATCATTCCTTCAGAAGCTGAAATGCTGAGGCTTTTGGTTAAAAATGAAGGAATTGCCGTAACCTGGAATTGTAATGCCAGAAATTATATTAAAGAAAATAAATTACAGTTAGTATGGAACAGTTTTCACGTTCCGGAGGAATTTGTCTATTTATTAGTTCCCAAAAACAATAATTTAAATTCTTTTTTTGATATTATTTCTAAAGAATTAAAACTGTTTTTTGGAAATAGATTGTAG
- a CDS encoding NUDIX hydrolase, whose protein sequence is MENFQNIRIAVDAIVFGYKNNSLYVLLIEQKFGSAEKYWALPGGLVKQDESLKDAVIRELHEETNVQLTFMEQLYTFGDDIYRDSRNRVISVAYFALVDASNLEIKADTDAERVQWYKIDAIPSLAFDHNLIIEKAIARLKAKLTYEPIGFDLLPEEFLFSDLENLYCTILEKEIDRRNFRKKILSYGFLEQTEHFSPIKSGRPAKLFKFNGLKYNDLIEKGFHFEIKFA, encoded by the coding sequence ATGGAAAATTTTCAAAATATTAGAATCGCTGTTGATGCCATTGTTTTTGGATATAAAAACAATAGTTTATATGTGCTTTTAATAGAACAAAAGTTTGGTTCGGCAGAGAAATATTGGGCGCTTCCGGGCGGTTTGGTAAAACAGGATGAATCGTTAAAAGACGCTGTAATTCGCGAGCTGCATGAAGAAACCAATGTGCAGTTAACTTTCATGGAACAGCTTTACACCTTTGGCGATGATATTTACAGAGATTCCAGAAACCGCGTTATTTCTGTTGCTTATTTTGCATTGGTCGATGCTTCAAATTTGGAGATAAAAGCAGATACAGATGCCGAAAGAGTACAATGGTATAAAATAGATGCTATTCCTTCTTTAGCATTCGATCATAATTTAATTATCGAAAAAGCGATTGCAAGATTAAAAGCAAAACTCACTTACGAACCGATTGGTTTCGATTTGCTTCCCGAAGAATTCTTGTTTTCGGATCTTGAAAATTTGTATTGCACCATTTTAGAGAAAGAAATTGACCGCAGAAATTTCAGAAAAAAGATACTTAGTTATGGTTTTTTAGAACAAACCGAACATTTTTCGCCCATAAAAAGTGGTCGTCCGGCAAAATTATTTAAGTTTAATGGTTTAAAATATAATGACTTGATTGAAAAAGGCTTTCACTTTGAAATAAAATTTGCTTAA
- the prs gene encoding ribose-phosphate diphosphokinase: protein MILNLDPKFAPFLNEEEIKFQSFTFSGGEPHIKINPDFDHNQKVTITQRLNSFNDLGLLCITVDALRRMDVKVIDLFIPYFPAARQDRVMIKGESLSVKVYADIINGLQLNKVSVFDAHSEVTPALVNNCEVIPNHTFIQQVLKVIGENVKLISPDGGALKKIYKVSEFLGGVDVVECSKSRDVKTGKLSGFKVYEDDLNGIDCLIVDDICDGGGTFVGLAEELKNKNAGKLYLAVSHGIFNKGFEVLDCFDKIFTTNSVKDFEGESVQVIKLDQLV from the coding sequence ATGATACTTAACCTAGACCCAAAATTCGCTCCATTTCTTAACGAAGAAGAAATCAAATTTCAAAGTTTTACATTTTCTGGCGGAGAACCTCACATTAAAATCAATCCCGATTTTGATCACAATCAAAAAGTAACCATTACACAACGCTTAAATTCGTTCAACGATTTGGGTTTGTTGTGTATCACGGTAGATGCTTTACGCAGAATGGATGTTAAAGTAATCGATTTGTTTATTCCGTATTTTCCGGCTGCAAGACAAGATCGTGTGATGATTAAGGGTGAATCTTTATCTGTAAAAGTCTATGCTGATATTATTAACGGACTTCAATTGAATAAAGTTTCTGTTTTTGATGCGCATTCTGAAGTTACTCCGGCGTTGGTAAACAATTGCGAAGTGATTCCGAATCATACTTTTATTCAGCAGGTTTTAAAAGTAATTGGCGAAAATGTAAAATTGATTTCTCCTGATGGCGGCGCTCTTAAAAAAATCTACAAAGTTTCTGAATTTTTAGGCGGAGTTGATGTTGTAGAATGCAGCAAAAGCCGTGATGTAAAAACCGGAAAATTATCTGGTTTCAAAGTATACGAAGACGATTTAAACGGAATCGACTGTTTAATTGTTGATGATATTTGCGACGGCGGCGGAACTTTTGTTGGCTTAGCCGAAGAATTAAAAAATAAAAATGCCGGAAAATTATACTTAGCCGTAAGCCACGGAATTTTCAATAAAGGTTTTGAAGTTCTGGATTGTTTTGACAAAATATTTACTACGAATTCAGTAAAAGATTTCGAAGGCGAAAGTGTACAAGTAATAAAGTTAGATCAATTAGTTTAA
- a CDS encoding M48 family metalloprotease: MIKPFPFHSDLRDHFKKQDKTWSWFSEEKVKAEQQEAFKTDLLKNSYRIDPNTEPKVYEILNTAKDKLGILVPITIYQSQSMDNNAGIVFFENEAHIILSGTILKLLNDDELLVLFGHELSHILLFSLENGDFEITNRIINTIASDTNSELFYYETARLYQLYTELFCDLGALKVSGSLETTIQTLVKLNTGLEKVSAESYLKQANEILDRIEKGSDGETHPENFIRAKSLEIFENDHGNFYSRTEKIISGKTDLHQLNLFNKKLVFDTTKELILIILKPKWTQSEYCTTLFKQYFSNSDKKNDAFIDEAFKLKIENSKKNLKEYYAYVMLDFALCDPDLKEAFIGHILDISEQLGLEDEMKTILKKELNLTEKTYKAFAQDCTTTLNTILESDQENTY, from the coding sequence ATGATTAAACCATTTCCATTCCATTCTGATTTAAGAGATCATTTTAAAAAGCAAGACAAAACATGGTCTTGGTTTTCTGAAGAAAAAGTAAAAGCAGAACAGCAGGAAGCCTTTAAAACCGATTTATTAAAAAATTCATATCGGATTGATCCCAATACGGAACCGAAGGTTTATGAGATTTTAAATACGGCAAAAGATAAATTAGGAATCCTTGTTCCAATCACCATTTATCAGTCGCAAAGTATGGATAATAATGCCGGAATTGTTTTTTTTGAAAACGAAGCCCATATTATTTTATCAGGAACGATTTTAAAATTACTTAACGACGATGAATTACTGGTTTTATTCGGACATGAATTGTCGCATATTTTATTGTTTAGTTTAGAAAATGGCGATTTTGAAATAACCAACAGAATTATCAATACCATTGCGAGCGATACCAACAGTGAATTATTTTATTATGAAACTGCAAGATTATATCAGCTTTACACGGAATTATTTTGTGATTTAGGCGCTTTAAAAGTCAGCGGAAGTCTGGAAACTACGATTCAGACTTTAGTCAAATTAAATACAGGTTTAGAAAAAGTTTCGGCAGAAAGTTATCTTAAACAAGCCAATGAAATTCTGGATCGAATAGAAAAAGGTTCTGATGGAGAAACGCATCCGGAGAATTTTATTCGTGCCAAATCGCTGGAAATCTTTGAAAACGATCATGGGAATTTTTATTCGAGAACAGAAAAAATTATTTCCGGAAAAACCGATTTGCATCAGCTGAATTTATTCAACAAAAAATTGGTTTTTGATACTACAAAAGAACTAATCTTGATTATTCTTAAACCAAAATGGACGCAGTCTGAATATTGCACCACTCTTTTTAAACAATATTTCTCCAATTCAGATAAAAAAAATGATGCGTTTATTGATGAAGCTTTCAAACTAAAAATCGAAAACAGCAAGAAAAATCTAAAGGAATATTACGCGTATGTAATGCTCGATTTTGCGTTATGCGATCCGGATTTGAAAGAGGCATTTATTGGACACATTTTAGATATTTCTGAACAATTGGGTTTGGAAGACGAGATGAAAACGATTCTAAAAAAAGAACTGAATCTGACTGAAAAAACATATAAAGCTTTTGCTCAGGATTGTACGACTACCTTAAATACTATTTTAGAATCTGACCAGGAAAATACTTATTAA
- a CDS encoding type 1 glutamine amidotransferase domain-containing protein, which translates to MKKIALLSIIAFTAFSISATAQKSKKGMKKVLFVVTSNDKLGNTGEKTGFWSEELAAPYYELLDKGVEITIASPLGGQPPIDPKSADPSSATEDTKRFDADKALQEKLKNTHKLSTINQKDYDAVFYPGGHGPLWDLVEDKNSIALIESFYTHNKPVAFVCHAPAVLKNVKVNGEFLVKDKKVTGFTNEEEEAVGLTKVVPFLLEDVLTQNGAKFSKGPNWAPYSVEDGLLITGQNPASSKLVADKLLKKL; encoded by the coding sequence ATGAAAAAAATAGCATTATTATCGATTATAGCATTCACAGCTTTTAGCATTTCTGCTACAGCTCAAAAATCAAAAAAAGGTATGAAAAAAGTATTATTTGTTGTGACCAGTAATGATAAACTGGGCAACACCGGAGAAAAAACCGGATTTTGGTCTGAAGAATTGGCTGCACCTTATTATGAACTACTAGATAAAGGTGTTGAAATTACAATTGCGTCGCCACTTGGAGGTCAGCCGCCAATTGACCCAAAAAGTGCCGATCCGTCATCAGCAACCGAAGACACTAAACGTTTTGACGCCGATAAAGCATTACAGGAAAAATTAAAAAACACGCATAAACTTTCGACTATTAATCAAAAAGATTACGATGCTGTATTTTATCCAGGAGGTCACGGACCACTTTGGGATTTGGTAGAAGACAAAAATTCAATCGCTTTAATCGAATCTTTTTACACACATAATAAACCGGTAGCATTTGTTTGTCACGCGCCAGCCGTTTTAAAAAATGTAAAGGTGAATGGTGAATTTTTAGTGAAAGATAAAAAAGTAACAGGGTTTACAAACGAAGAGGAAGAAGCTGTAGGTTTAACCAAAGTTGTTCCGTTTTTATTAGAAGATGTTTTGACTCAAAATGGGGCCAAATTTTCTAAAGGACCAAATTGGGCGCCTTATTCTGTGGAAGACGGACTTTTGATTACTGGACAAAACCCTGCTTCGTCAAAATTGGTTGCCGATAAATTATTGAAAAAATTATGA
- a CDS encoding AAA domain-containing protein, with amino-acid sequence MITPIKESAFYQFITENFQKGSFANDDIIAIIMPLLKTVAAIHNQGKVASLQDISTIYIENQHFHILDNAFDIEDNSKVISAFFKSKSRAFEISGEQFNTTEIGDEVKREYGDKSVAEDDLENAKKPVYVKDYSCFEFEFDHHDPLTDIFVLGMILASISLQFDFTDIEDVKRFVEYRKKMYFLNSKINPAIANIILGMTELNRENRWKDLNEIVEKLQNYRDYNPETEYDLSSLIDAKVQNKNQFIHEKLRNRLFDNSKRNRLLYFQPNLKFLNLTVSSVPQALNYENIDPNSIFYWNAEISKKISNTSTISLNKYLEFQDNTYIVPTLDKIRLEANKDINEYGFSQLKLVLCNLNWFNTKEDSTEKIVSPLLLASVTLTKKKGVKDDYSLEFLDSEVEINPVLANMLKDLYDIRLPETIQLSETKIEAIYELLRIQVEKNSSGIVLDYIDKPKIKLIHSQAKQILTQFNKRSKKREAIQDQRNLGYSYKPENYQPYGLELFRNYVFAQASSLEYLINSDIKQNPQFFFPNKTIEREFYKLDEGDVNPFRWEFDTCNLILGNFNYKKMSLVRDYNQVIDNDVESNVFKSLFNSLAQKEFKNELESGSSFTKTFNVVASDPTQNNAVKYSESGESYIIQGPPGTGKSQTIANLIANYVGNGKKVLFVCEKRAALDVVFYRLKNQGLDDLCCLIHDSQADKKEFILDLKQTFYDFTASKNNFQTIAKTRNNLVQKIDDEINKLTVFHDFMNARIDSESNLTIKSIFDVLISNSHKALLDSLNMLDDRAGLEDWNKNHELFEKLFAINQETNQSEFFSMHPFRFLKMDAFRKYQHISDLKKDLENSQEILENISERLDFVSIPREVDTFFEIHKFLRKAIGTFIYFDNNVSELLEPNSTLFRSLEKDVQTLLKLRNDIEKLAKQYPYWTNTISETDARTALEIIRKNENSFFNFISSDYKKAKNEILAVYDLNKHAVKPGLSLVLENYMAQFEQEEKFNTLKSDFESKYNLGDLFELKYHTETLKKELDSTILNFAKNLNAEERKEVAEIKNLFLKVNSSLCDSIENYENLSLSVIENEIIAINTKKVYFDLYASFFDEIQDINPSIIQLLKSKKIPLDHLKITLAERSLEKYYAINYTHKKFNMDLLHTSIEKVKRMVADLLELNGKYIIAKQVSNLKELILTSEMSVSGMTAEQKESKRSITEGRKILENEFSKSIRFKSIRELASSDSGQIIREIKPVWLMSPLSVSDTLPVDENYFDVVIFDEASQITLEEGLVPIYRAKQTIIVGDEMQMPPSNFFGSSSGNQDDLWTDATEDDDDYFSLDADSFLTQGARKFPSIMLGWHYRSKHEALIGFSNASFYDSKLLTIPDLKDHSKVGEAIIVDDVKEAKNNLDHLFSKPISYHYISKGVYNARSNAKEAAYIANMVRELLIQNKEQSIGIVAFSMEQQNEIETAIENICIEDKVFENLIEEEYKRIENNQFVGLFVKNLENVQGDERDIIIMSTCYGYNPQGKMLMNFGPINKRGGEKRLNVIFSRAKKSMCVVSSIKYTDIKNEYNEGANYFRKYLQYAELISLGQLEAANNVLNSINSKNKVETSSLIANQVQAEVEKMGYFVTKNIGQSKFKCHLGIKKAVEDEEFVLGIMIDDDLHYANDDILEQYLLRPEILKANGWTVCQIYSKDWIENKPRVLKMIAASLNNETFFDEVEIEETTIEIENDTLNNTVEGESNSNINFERYLNTSNGSNKFWEISSEGKNITVQYGRVGTKGQKMVKAFDSEEQALKEKRKLIAQKVAKDYYKESDNN; translated from the coding sequence ATGATTACACCAATTAAGGAATCCGCTTTTTATCAATTTATTACCGAAAATTTTCAGAAAGGAAGTTTTGCCAATGATGATATTATTGCCATAATAATGCCTTTGCTGAAAACAGTTGCTGCCATTCATAATCAGGGAAAAGTCGCGTCGTTGCAGGATATTTCGACGATTTATATTGAAAACCAGCATTTTCATATTCTTGATAATGCATTTGATATAGAAGATAATTCGAAAGTAATTTCGGCATTTTTTAAAAGCAAAAGCAGGGCGTTTGAAATTTCGGGCGAACAATTTAATACAACCGAAATTGGAGATGAAGTAAAAAGAGAATATGGCGATAAAAGTGTTGCTGAAGATGATTTGGAAAACGCAAAAAAACCTGTTTATGTAAAAGATTACAGTTGTTTTGAATTTGAGTTTGATCATCATGATCCATTGACGGATATTTTTGTTTTGGGAATGATTTTGGCGAGTATTTCGTTGCAGTTTGATTTTACGGATATTGAAGATGTAAAACGTTTTGTTGAATATCGAAAGAAAATGTACTTTTTGAACAGCAAAATAAATCCTGCAATTGCCAATATCATTTTGGGAATGACGGAATTAAATCGCGAAAATCGCTGGAAGGATTTAAATGAAATTGTAGAAAAACTCCAAAATTACAGAGATTATAATCCGGAAACTGAATATGATTTATCAAGTTTAATCGATGCAAAAGTTCAGAATAAGAATCAATTTATTCATGAAAAACTTAGAAACCGATTATTTGATAATAGCAAACGCAACAGACTTTTATATTTTCAGCCGAATTTAAAATTCCTGAATCTTACGGTTTCATCCGTTCCGCAAGCATTGAATTATGAGAATATAGATCCAAATTCTATTTTTTACTGGAATGCCGAAATCTCGAAAAAAATCAGCAATACAAGCACGATTTCGCTCAACAAATATTTAGAATTTCAGGACAATACCTACATCGTTCCTACGCTCGATAAAATTCGTTTAGAAGCCAATAAAGACATTAACGAATATGGTTTTAGTCAGTTAAAACTCGTTTTGTGCAACCTGAACTGGTTTAATACGAAAGAAGACAGTACCGAAAAAATAGTTTCGCCTTTGCTTTTGGCATCCGTAACTTTGACTAAGAAAAAAGGCGTTAAAGACGATTATTCATTAGAATTTCTGGATTCTGAAGTCGAGATAAATCCTGTTTTGGCAAATATGCTAAAAGATTTATATGATATTCGATTGCCGGAAACCATTCAGCTTTCTGAAACTAAAATTGAAGCAATTTATGAATTGTTACGCATTCAGGTCGAGAAAAACAGTTCAGGAATTGTGCTGGATTATATCGATAAACCCAAAATAAAACTGATTCATTCGCAGGCAAAACAAATCCTGACGCAGTTTAATAAACGTTCTAAAAAACGAGAAGCTATTCAGGATCAGCGAAATTTAGGGTATTCTTATAAACCCGAAAATTATCAGCCGTATGGTTTAGAACTGTTCAGGAATTATGTTTTTGCGCAGGCTTCGTCTTTAGAATATCTGATAAACAGCGATATAAAACAAAATCCTCAGTTCTTTTTTCCGAACAAAACCATCGAACGGGAGTTTTATAAACTTGATGAAGGCGACGTAAATCCTTTCCGCTGGGAATTTGACACTTGCAATTTAATCTTAGGCAATTTTAATTATAAAAAAATGTCTTTGGTTCGTGATTACAATCAGGTAATCGACAATGATGTGGAGAGCAATGTTTTTAAAAGTTTGTTCAATTCACTGGCACAAAAAGAGTTTAAAAATGAACTGGAATCCGGCAGCAGTTTTACCAAAACGTTTAATGTTGTGGCGAGCGATCCTACACAAAACAATGCTGTAAAATATTCTGAATCCGGCGAAAGCTACATTATACAAGGTCCGCCGGGAACGGGAAAATCGCAAACCATTGCGAATTTAATTGCCAATTATGTGGGAAACGGGAAAAAGGTTTTGTTTGTTTGCGAAAAACGAGCCGCGTTAGATGTCGTTTTTTACCGACTTAAAAATCAGGGTTTAGATGATTTATGCTGTTTAATTCACGATTCGCAAGCCGATAAAAAAGAGTTTATTTTAGATTTGAAGCAAACGTTTTATGATTTTACAGCATCAAAAAATAATTTTCAAACAATAGCAAAAACCCGAAATAATCTGGTTCAGAAAATTGATGACGAAATTAATAAGCTTACGGTTTTTCATGATTTTATGAATGCCAGAATCGATTCTGAAAGCAATCTTACGATCAAATCGATTTTTGATGTTTTAATTTCTAATTCGCACAAAGCATTATTAGACAGTTTAAATATGCTGGACGACAGAGCAGGATTGGAAGACTGGAATAAAAATCACGAATTATTTGAGAAATTATTTGCGATAAATCAGGAAACCAACCAATCTGAATTTTTCTCGATGCATCCGTTTCGATTTTTAAAAATGGACGCGTTTCGCAAATATCAGCATATATCAGATTTAAAAAAGGACTTAGAAAACAGTCAGGAAATACTCGAAAATATTTCAGAACGATTGGATTTTGTTTCGATTCCAAGAGAAGTTGATACGTTTTTTGAGATTCATAAATTTCTGCGAAAAGCAATCGGTACTTTTATTTATTTTGATAATAATGTATCTGAGTTATTAGAGCCAAATAGTACGCTGTTCAGATCGCTTGAAAAAGATGTTCAGACTTTATTGAAACTGCGAAATGATATTGAAAAGCTAGCCAAACAATATCCGTATTGGACAAACACGATTTCTGAAACTGATGCGAGAACGGCTTTGGAAATTATCAGAAAAAACGAAAACAGCTTTTTTAATTTTATAAGTTCCGATTATAAAAAGGCGAAAAACGAAATTCTGGCTGTTTATGATCTTAATAAACATGCCGTAAAACCAGGTTTATCTCTTGTTTTAGAAAATTATATGGCGCAATTTGAACAGGAAGAAAAATTCAATACCTTAAAAAGTGATTTTGAAAGCAAGTATAATCTTGGCGATTTATTCGAATTAAAATACCATACTGAAACGCTTAAAAAAGAATTGGATTCGACGATTTTGAATTTTGCCAAAAACCTGAATGCAGAAGAACGAAAGGAAGTTGCAGAAATTAAGAATTTGTTTTTAAAGGTAAATTCTTCTTTATGTGACAGCATCGAAAATTACGAGAATCTAAGTTTATCCGTTATTGAAAATGAGATTATTGCGATCAATACCAAGAAAGTTTATTTTGATTTGTATGCTTCCTTTTTTGATGAAATACAAGATATAAATCCGTCGATAATTCAATTATTAAAGTCAAAGAAAATCCCGCTTGATCATTTAAAAATTACTTTGGCCGAAAGATCTTTAGAGAAATATTATGCGATTAATTATACGCATAAAAAATTCAATATGGATTTGCTGCATACTTCTATTGAAAAAGTAAAAAGAATGGTTGCCGATTTATTAGAATTAAACGGAAAATATATCATTGCGAAACAAGTCAGTAATTTAAAAGAATTGATTTTAACGTCGGAAATGTCCGTTTCCGGAATGACAGCAGAACAAAAAGAAAGCAAAAGATCGATTACCGAAGGAAGAAAAATTCTGGAAAATGAATTCAGCAAAAGCATCCGATTTAAATCGATTCGTGAATTGGCTTCTTCAGATTCGGGACAAATTATTCGTGAGATAAAACCCGTTTGGTTGATGAGTCCGTTAAGTGTTTCGGATACTTTGCCGGTGGATGAAAACTATTTTGATGTCGTGATTTTTGACGAAGCGAGTCAGATTACGCTCGAAGAAGGACTTGTGCCAATATATCGTGCCAAACAAACGATAATTGTGGGCGACGAAATGCAAATGCCGCCAAGTAATTTCTTTGGAAGTTCATCCGGAAACCAAGACGATTTATGGACCGATGCAACGGAAGATGATGATGATTATTTTTCGCTTGACGCCGATAGTTTCCTGACGCAAGGCGCACGAAAATTCCCGTCGATTATGTTAGGCTGGCATTATAGAAGTAAACACGAAGCTTTAATTGGTTTCTCAAACGCTTCTTTTTATGACAGCAAATTATTGACGATTCCGGATTTAAAAGATCACAGCAAAGTGGGTGAAGCCATAATTGTTGATGATGTAAAAGAGGCGAAAAACAATCTGGATCATTTATTTTCTAAACCAATATCCTATCATTATATCTCAAAAGGAGTTTACAACGCACGTTCTAATGCAAAAGAAGCCGCATATATTGCGAATATGGTTCGTGAACTTTTAATTCAGAACAAAGAACAAAGCATTGGAATCGTCGCTTTTTCGATGGAACAGCAAAACGAAATCGAAACGGCAATCGAAAACATTTGTATTGAAGATAAAGTTTTTGAAAACCTGATTGAGGAAGAATACAAACGTATCGAAAACAATCAGTTTGTTGGACTTTTTGTAAAAAACCTCGAGAATGTACAAGGTGACGAACGCGATATTATCATTATGAGTACCTGTTACGGTTATAATCCGCAGGGAAAAATGCTGATGAATTTTGGACCAATTAACAAACGCGGCGGTGAAAAACGTTTGAATGTAATTTTTTCAAGAGCCAAGAAAAGTATGTGTGTTGTGAGTTCTATAAAATATACTGACATTAAAAACGAATACAACGAAGGCGCGAATTATTTTAGAAAATACCTTCAATATGCAGAACTGATTAGTTTGGGACAATTGGAAGCGGCAAATAATGTTTTGAATTCGATAAACAGTAAAAACAAAGTTGAAACATCCAGTTTAATTGCAAATCAGGTTCAGGCAGAAGTGGAGAAAATGGGTTATTTTGTCACTAAAAATATTGGTCAGAGTAAATTTAAATGTCATTTAGGAATTAAAAAAGCGGTTGAAGACGAAGAGTTTGTTTTAGGAATTATGATCGATGATGATCTTCATTATGCGAATGACGATATTCTCGAACAATATCTTTTAAGACCTGAAATTTTAAAAGCAAATGGCTGGACGGTTTGCCAAATTTATTCGAAAGACTGGATTGAAAACAAACCAAGAGTTTTAAAAATGATTGCAGCTTCTCTCAATAACGAAACGTTTTTTGATGAAGTTGAAATTGAAGAAACTACTATTGAAATCGAAAATGATACGCTAAATAATACTGTTGAAGGAGAATCTAACAGCAATATTAATTTTGAAAGATACCTGAATACGTCAAACGGAAGTAATAAATTCTGGGAAATTAGTTCAGAAGGAAAAAATATAACCGTTCAATACGGCAGAGTAGGAACCAAAGGACAAAAAATGGTAAAAGCCTTTGATAGCGAAGAACAAGCCTTAAAAGAAAAACGAAAACTAATCGCTCAAAAGGTTGCCAAAGATTATTATAAGGAATCCGATAATAATTAA